One segment of Theobroma cacao cultivar B97-61/B2 chromosome 9, Criollo_cocoa_genome_V2, whole genome shotgun sequence DNA contains the following:
- the LOC18589947 gene encoding monothiol glutaredoxin-S14, chloroplastic isoform X1, producing MALRWATAVSSLHSSQAEAVFLELSCSKTLYPSQRTFTFRPNSTKRLFLPLHNLSSTARIASFRCFSSALTPDLKNALDKVVTSNKVVLFMKGTKDFPQCGFSNTVVQILNSLNVPFETINILDNEMLRLGLKEYSNWPTFPQLYIEGEFFGGCDITVGDFKGINLWIFAGAGARTPTLQEFQVSVLSFPSPARVVPSTRFCYCLSVL from the exons ATGGCTTTGCGGTGGGCAACGGCGGTGTCCTCCCTTCATTCTTCGCAAGCAGAGGCGGTATTTCTAGAGTTGTCTTGCTCGAAAACCCTCTACCCATCGCAGCGAACCTTCACCTTTCGACCAAATTCTACGAAACGTCTCTTCTTGCCTCTCCATAACTTGAGCTCTACTGCTAGGATTGCCTCCTTTCGTTGCTTCTCTTCTG CCTTAACTCCTGATCTAAAGAATGCATTGGATAAAGTTGTTACATCAAACAAGGTGGTTCTTTTCATGAAGGGAACTAAGGATTTCCCACAATGTGGATTTTCAAATACTGTGGTGCAGATTTTGAATTCTTTGAATGTTCCTTTCGAAACAATAAACATACTAGACAATGAAATGCTTCGTCTGGGTTTGAAGGAGTATTCCAACTGGCCCACCTTTCCTCAACTTTACATTGAAGGAGAATTTTTTGGTGGCTGCGATATCACAGTTG GGGATTTCAAGGGGATAAACCTCTGGATTTTTGCAGGAGCTGGGGCTAGAACCCCAACCCTACAAGAGTTCCAAGTTAGTGTTCTAAGTTTCCCCTCCCCTGCAAGAGTTGTACCCTCAACTAGGTTTTGCTACTGCTTATCTGTGTTGTAA
- the LOC18589947 gene encoding monothiol glutaredoxin-S14, chloroplastic isoform X2 — protein sequence MALRWATAVSSLHSSQAEAVFLELSCSKTLYPSQRTFTFRPNSTKRLFLPLHNLSSTARIASFRCFSSALTPDLKNALDKVVTSNKVVLFMKGTKDFPQCGFSNTVVQILNSLNVPFETINILDNEMLRLGLKEYSNWPTFPQLYIEGEFFGGCDITVEAFENGQLQELLEKAMCS from the exons ATGGCTTTGCGGTGGGCAACGGCGGTGTCCTCCCTTCATTCTTCGCAAGCAGAGGCGGTATTTCTAGAGTTGTCTTGCTCGAAAACCCTCTACCCATCGCAGCGAACCTTCACCTTTCGACCAAATTCTACGAAACGTCTCTTCTTGCCTCTCCATAACTTGAGCTCTACTGCTAGGATTGCCTCCTTTCGTTGCTTCTCTTCTG CCTTAACTCCTGATCTAAAGAATGCATTGGATAAAGTTGTTACATCAAACAAGGTGGTTCTTTTCATGAAGGGAACTAAGGATTTCCCACAATGTGGATTTTCAAATACTGTGGTGCAGATTTTGAATTCTTTGAATGTTCCTTTCGAAACAATAAACATACTAGACAATGAAATGCTTCGTCTGGGTTTGAAGGAGTATTCCAACTGGCCCACCTTTCCTCAACTTTACATTGAAGGAGAATTTTTTGGTGGCTGCGATATCACAGTTG AAGCATTTGAAAATGGGCAATTGCAGGAACTATTGGAGAAGGCAATGTGCTCCTGA
- the LOC18589948 gene encoding probable magnesium transporter NIPA6 isoform X1, which produces MGLSQDNLKGVVLALLSSGFIGASFIIKKKGLRRAAAVSGVRAGCGGYAYLLEPLWWLGMITMIVGEVANFVAYAFAPAILVTPLGALSIIVSAVLAQFMLKEKLQPLGVLGCVMCISGSVVIVIHAPQESPITSVQEIWTMATQPAFLLYLGSVIVLVFLLIFHFVPRCGHTNVLVFTGICSLMGSLSVMSVKALGTALKLTFEGKNQLLYPETWFFLFIVATCVITQMNYLNKALDTFNTAVVSPIYYVMFTSLTILASVIMFKDWDGQSMGSIISELCGFIAVLSGTILLNSTKDSDRGSSFRGGHAPLSPTLSTGLFSGNGETPKQDEENVLLSEEICLRKQELH; this is translated from the exons ATGGGTTTGTCTCAAGACAATCTAAAAGGTGTTGTTTTGGCATTGTTGTCAAGTGGGTTTATTGGGGCAAGttttatcattaaaaagaaaggTCTTAGAAGAGCTGCCGCTGTTTCCGGTGTTAGAGCTG GTTGTGGTGGATATGCTTATCTTTTGGAGCCTTTATGGTGGTTGGGCATGATCACAA TGATTGTTGGAGAGGTTGCAAACTTTGTGGCATATGCATTTGCTCCGGCAATTCTTGTTACTCCTCTCGGTGCATTAAGCATTATTGTCAG TGCTGTCTTGGCTCAATTCATGTTGAAGGAGAAGTTACAACCGCTAGGCGTTTTAGGATGTGTTATGTGTATTTCGGGTTCAGTCGTAATTGTTATCCATGCACCACAAGAGAGCCCTATCACTTCTGTTCAGGAGATATGGACTATGGCTACACAACCAG CTTTTTTACTGTATCTGGGCTCAGTTATTGTGTTGGTGTTCCTTTTAATCTTCCATTTTGTACCAAGATGTGGGCATACGAATGTGTTGGTTTTCACAGGCATTTGTTCATTAATGGGATCTCTCTCG GTGATGAGTGTTAAAGCCCTTGGAACTGCACTCAAACTAACCTTTGAGGGAAAGAACCAACTACTCTACCCAGAGACAtggttttttttgttcattgtGGCTACATGTGTCATAACACAAATGAATTATCTCAATAAG GCACTTGATACATTCAACACTGCAGTTGTCTCCCCTATTTATTATGTTATGTTCACATCGCTTACAATTCTCGCCAGTGTCATAATGTTCAAG GATTGGGATGGTCAAAGCATGGGAAGCATCATATCTGAACTATGTGGCTTCATTGCTGTGCTTTCGGGGACCATTTTGTTGAACTCAACTAAAGACTCTGATAGAGGTTCATCCTTCAGAG GTGGCCATGCACCTCTATCCCCTACATTATCTACAGGACTCTTCAGTGGAAATGGTGAAACTCCAAAGCAAGATgaagaaaatgttttattgTCTGAGGAAATTTGCTTAAGGAAGCAAGAGCTGCACTAA
- the LOC18589948 gene encoding probable magnesium transporter NIPA3 isoform X2: protein MGLSQDNLKGVVLALLSSGFIGASFIIKKKGLRRAAAVSGVRAGCGGYAYLLEPLWWLGMITMIVGEVANFVAYAFAPAILVTPLGALSIIVSAVLAQFMLKEKLQPLGVLGCVMCISGSVVIVIHAPQESPITSVQEIWTMATQPAFLLYLGSVIVLVFLLIFHFVPRCGHTNVLVFTGICSLMGSLSVMSVKALGTALKLTFEGKNQLLYPETWFFLFIVATCVITQMNYLNKDWDGQSMGSIISELCGFIAVLSGTILLNSTKDSDRGSSFRGGHAPLSPTLSTGLFSGNGETPKQDEENVLLSEEICLRKQELH from the exons ATGGGTTTGTCTCAAGACAATCTAAAAGGTGTTGTTTTGGCATTGTTGTCAAGTGGGTTTATTGGGGCAAGttttatcattaaaaagaaaggTCTTAGAAGAGCTGCCGCTGTTTCCGGTGTTAGAGCTG GTTGTGGTGGATATGCTTATCTTTTGGAGCCTTTATGGTGGTTGGGCATGATCACAA TGATTGTTGGAGAGGTTGCAAACTTTGTGGCATATGCATTTGCTCCGGCAATTCTTGTTACTCCTCTCGGTGCATTAAGCATTATTGTCAG TGCTGTCTTGGCTCAATTCATGTTGAAGGAGAAGTTACAACCGCTAGGCGTTTTAGGATGTGTTATGTGTATTTCGGGTTCAGTCGTAATTGTTATCCATGCACCACAAGAGAGCCCTATCACTTCTGTTCAGGAGATATGGACTATGGCTACACAACCAG CTTTTTTACTGTATCTGGGCTCAGTTATTGTGTTGGTGTTCCTTTTAATCTTCCATTTTGTACCAAGATGTGGGCATACGAATGTGTTGGTTTTCACAGGCATTTGTTCATTAATGGGATCTCTCTCG GTGATGAGTGTTAAAGCCCTTGGAACTGCACTCAAACTAACCTTTGAGGGAAAGAACCAACTACTCTACCCAGAGACAtggttttttttgttcattgtGGCTACATGTGTCATAACACAAATGAATTATCTCAATAAG GATTGGGATGGTCAAAGCATGGGAAGCATCATATCTGAACTATGTGGCTTCATTGCTGTGCTTTCGGGGACCATTTTGTTGAACTCAACTAAAGACTCTGATAGAGGTTCATCCTTCAGAG GTGGCCATGCACCTCTATCCCCTACATTATCTACAGGACTCTTCAGTGGAAATGGTGAAACTCCAAAGCAAGATgaagaaaatgttttattgTCTGAGGAAATTTGCTTAAGGAAGCAAGAGCTGCACTAA
- the LOC18589948 gene encoding probable magnesium transporter NIPA3 isoform X3 — protein MVVGHDHKKPFVVYVDAVIVGEVANFVAYAFAPAILVTPLGALSIIVSAVLAQFMLKEKLQPLGVLGCVMCISGSVVIVIHAPQESPITSVQEIWTMATQPAFLLYLGSVIVLVFLLIFHFVPRCGHTNVLVFTGICSLMGSLSVMSVKALGTALKLTFEGKNQLLYPETWFFLFIVATCVITQMNYLNKALDTFNTAVVSPIYYVMFTSLTILASVIMFKDWDGQSMGSIISELCGFIAVLSGTILLNSTKDSDRGSSFRGGHAPLSPTLSTGLFSGNGETPKQDEENVLLSEEICLRKQELH, from the exons ATGGTGGTTGGGCATGATCACAA AAAACCTTTCGTTGTATATGTTGATGCAGTGATTGTTGGAGAGGTTGCAAACTTTGTGGCATATGCATTTGCTCCGGCAATTCTTGTTACTCCTCTCGGTGCATTAAGCATTATTGTCAG TGCTGTCTTGGCTCAATTCATGTTGAAGGAGAAGTTACAACCGCTAGGCGTTTTAGGATGTGTTATGTGTATTTCGGGTTCAGTCGTAATTGTTATCCATGCACCACAAGAGAGCCCTATCACTTCTGTTCAGGAGATATGGACTATGGCTACACAACCAG CTTTTTTACTGTATCTGGGCTCAGTTATTGTGTTGGTGTTCCTTTTAATCTTCCATTTTGTACCAAGATGTGGGCATACGAATGTGTTGGTTTTCACAGGCATTTGTTCATTAATGGGATCTCTCTCG GTGATGAGTGTTAAAGCCCTTGGAACTGCACTCAAACTAACCTTTGAGGGAAAGAACCAACTACTCTACCCAGAGACAtggttttttttgttcattgtGGCTACATGTGTCATAACACAAATGAATTATCTCAATAAG GCACTTGATACATTCAACACTGCAGTTGTCTCCCCTATTTATTATGTTATGTTCACATCGCTTACAATTCTCGCCAGTGTCATAATGTTCAAG GATTGGGATGGTCAAAGCATGGGAAGCATCATATCTGAACTATGTGGCTTCATTGCTGTGCTTTCGGGGACCATTTTGTTGAACTCAACTAAAGACTCTGATAGAGGTTCATCCTTCAGAG GTGGCCATGCACCTCTATCCCCTACATTATCTACAGGACTCTTCAGTGGAAATGGTGAAACTCCAAAGCAAGATgaagaaaatgttttattgTCTGAGGAAATTTGCTTAAGGAAGCAAGAGCTGCACTAA
- the LOC18589949 gene encoding mitochondrial fission 1 protein A, which translates to MEAKIGKFFESVANFFSASDPLPWCDADIVAGYEKEVAEAEKGSVELKNEYVMCLSWALVHSRRAEDVQRGIAMLEASSDSTTSPLKMREKLYLLAVGYFRSSDYPKSREIVEQCLKMEPDRRQAQSLKKAIENRITKDGVIGIGIAVTAAGLIAGGIAAALARKN; encoded by the exons ATGGAAGCAAAGATAGGGAAATTCTTTGAGTCAGTTGCCAACTTCTTCTCCGCCTCAGATCCGCTTCCTTGGTGTGACGCTGACATTGTTGCT GGCTATGAAAAGGAGGTTGCTGAGGCAGAAAAAGGTTCTGTTGAGTTGAAAAATGAATATGTTATGTGTTTGTCATGGGCTCTTGTTCACTCAAGACGAGCCGAAGATGTGCAACGTGGGATAGCTATGCTTGAAG CTTCATCGGACAGCACTACTAGTCCATTGAAAATGAGAGAGAAGCTTTATCTTCTGGCCGTTGGATATTTTCGAAGCAGTGACTATCCAAAGAGCAGAGAGATTGTGGAGCAATGTTTAAAG ATGGAACCTGATCGGAGGCAGGCACAATCTCTTAAAAAGGCAATTGAAAACCGGATTACAAAAG ATGGTGTCATTGGCATAGGTATTGCTGTTACTGCTGCAGGGCTGATTGCTGGTGGCATTGCTGCAGCTCTGGCACGGAAGAACTAA
- the LOC18589950 gene encoding disease resistance protein At4g27190, whose amino-acid sequence MDLATTVAGKVVDLSMNHIIRQTGYIFCYKSKAQNLELKVQDLIAARERVQSSVNAATRKGEEILQNVKNWQDRASMIAQEPENGSEVEGESNKDKAKCFFGLCPNLKSRYELSKKADEQAGAIVKLLEQEGKIHGKVSHPFDMQEIWAPSSKSYVALESRKFMLNEILGALKDANLERIGVYGKPGVGKTTLIKQVATEAKADKLFDVVALAVVTKTPDVRKIQGEIADFLGLKFDEESVAGRAIRLSIRLRKESKILVILDDIWTSLKLDEVGIAFGDHEHRGCKVLITSKDPYVLHGMHANRHFRVDALKEEEAWYLFKKTAGDIVEDPHVQSKATDTCRRCAGLPIAIVATAKALKYRTPPEWENALKQLKNPSQTMPADPRSAIELSFNHLANEDLKSAFLLCSLMPYNATIFDLLKYGMALGLLQGIKTMEEARQRLQRLVQNLKSSCLLLDGRMAEEFTMHDVIRDIAASIASRDRHMFFMRNEIGPRELPDAGMLKKCSAISLIYNDFINLPDELDCPQLKYFQLYNKNSALKIPDQFFMRTKALEVLDLKGLQLLSLPSSLGLLEDVLTLCLESCLLQDLSMAGKLKKLGILSLYSSIIEELPKEIGQLTQLRLLNLDSCSELRVIPPNVISNLSQLEELYIGNSFARWDDEQRAAGHASLGELKHLPCLTSLNLQIPDSRNMPKELFSEKLQRFRILIGETWDWSDKHETSRMLKLKLTEGIHINYGVQMLLKKTEDLYLDELKRVRNVLYELDDTGKGFPQLKHLHVQNGSEMKHIINSIEAPTLEAFPVLESLCLQNLINLEKICNGPLKKQPFEKLRVVKVRSCHRLKNLFSFSVARGLLQLQEIEMVDCKDMVEIIAEGGESDIGENGATTKIEFRQLQLLTLKQVPKLISFNTSGTTMALFNQRVTFPNLQDLKLSSISTSQIWHAQLLSVPSCFQNLTTMTVEGCGNLKFLLSSSTVKNLKQLIHLEISECKLIEEIIEEISGEEGMEEMSFPKLNSLKMKGLPKLARFCSAKGVEFPSLKQLQIEYCPKLETFISKCVKKEMRAMKGRQEMVLGIQPLFNEKVAFPSLEKLTISHLKSLTMMWNNQLPEDSFCKLKTMEVAYCEKLQTIFPFSMVRRFQTLETLVINDAGSLEEVFEVQGLYVEENEAEAAVPLKKLYMYNLPKLKHVWSEDPKGTATFQNLNFVYAFGCHSLKYLFPASVARGLQQLEKVEIDASAVEEIVAKDETPQPETRFLFTELSFLRLWNLYKLKNFYHGMHSVEWPALKKFVSYHCGDLKTFTSELLSIEETSRVSQPLFLVEKVVPNLEELSLNSDDISILSHEVFPANLFSKIKVLQVHCYHQDSAIFPFRFIQKFTNLEKLDIDCCEFRDLFPSGEVEDEENHPRTLARVRSLKLVSLPNLSHIWQLSSRADLVLPLLEALVISHCSNLVNLAPSASSFSYLTTLDVWNCHGPENIVASSTAKSLVQLTRMSIRECNKVTEIIVDDEEEETPKEIIFSNLVCLELNGLPSLLYFSSGSSALKFPSLEDVTVKQCPNLRYFHWGELSTPKLHKVWLTEEKDRSCWEGDLNAIATSYDTSGRMISGTRDYDHLEKQAASYSIRDE is encoded by the exons atggatttGGCTACTACCGTAGCTGGCAAAGTTGTTGACTTGAGCATGAATCACATTATACGTCAAACTGGTTACATCTTTTGCTATAAGAGCAAGGCTCAGAATCTGGAGCTCAAAGTTCAGGACCTGATAGCTGCAAGGGAGAGGGTGCAGTCTTCTGTGAATGCTGCCACAAGAAAGGGTGAAGAAATTCTACAGAATGTCAAGAACTGGCAGGATCGGGCTAGTATGATCGCTCAGGAGCCAGAGAACGGCTCGGAAGTTGAAGGGGaatcaaataaagacaagGCCAAGTGTTTCTTTGGCTTGTGTCCTAATTTGAAGTCCCGTTATGAGCTCAGCAAGAAAGCAGACGAGCAGGCAGGGGCCATCGTTAAACTCCTTGAGCAAGAAGGTAAAATCCATGGCAAAGTTTCTCACCCTTTTGATATGCAAGAGATATGGGCTCCATCATCCAAGAGTTACGTGGCCTTGGAATCAAGAAAGTTTATGTTGAATGAGATTTTGGGGGCTTTGAAAGATGCTAATTTGGAGAGGATTGGAGTGTATGGCAAACCTGGCGTTGGCAAGACCACACTTATCAAACAAGTAGCTACAGAAGCAAAGGCAGACAAGTTGTTTGATGTGGTGGCTTTAGCAGTTGTAACTAAGACGCCAGATGTTAGGAAAATTCAGGGAGAGATTGCAGACTTTCTTGGTCTCAAATTTGATGAGGAGTCAGTAGCTGGGCGAGCCATTAGGCTAAGCATAAGATTGAGGAAAGAGAGCaaaattctggtgattttagatgatatttggaCGAGTTTGAAGTTGGATGAAGTTGGAATTGCCTTTGGAGATCACGAGCATAGAGGGTGCAAGGTACTCATAACATCCAAAGATCCCTATGTCTTACATGGAATGCATGCTAACAGACACTTTCGAGTTGATGctttaaaagaagaagaagcctGGTACCTATTCAAGAAAACGGCTGGTGATATTGTGGAAGATCCCCATGTACAATCTAAAGCTACTGATACATGTAGGAGATGCGCGGGATTGCCAATTGCCATTGTAGCAACTGCAAAAGCCTTGAAATATAGAACTCCCCCTGAATGGGAAAATGCTTTGAAACAGCTAAAAAATCCTTCGCAAACAATGCCAGCAGATCCTCGCTCAGCTATTGAGTTGAGTTTCAATCATTTAGCAAATGAAGACCTTAAATctgctttcttgctttgtaGTCTTATGCCATACAATGCTACCATTTTTGACTTGTTGAAATATGGAATGGCTTTGGGTTTGCTTCAAGGAATCAAAACAATGGAGGAAGCACGCCAGAGACTACAAAGACTGGTACAAAACCTCAAATCCTCCTGTTTATTGCTTGATGGTCGTATGGCTGAGGAATTTACAATGCATGATGTGATTCGCGATATTGCTGCTTCAATAGCATCTAGGGACAGgcatatgttttttatgagaaatgaaATAGGACCAAGAGAGTTGCCAGATGCAGGTATGCTAAAAAAATGCTCTGCGATCTCACTGATTTACAATGATTTCATCAATCTTCCTGATGAGCTTGACTGTCCACaacttaaatattttcaactttACAACAAGAATTCTGCTTTGAAAATTCCTGATCAGTTTTTCATGAGGACAAAAGCATTGGAAGTTTTGGATCTGAAAGGTTTGCAGCTTTTGTCATTGCCTTCATCACTGGGCTTGTTGGAAGACGTTCTAACATTATGCTTGGAGTCATGCTTGTTGCAAGACCTATCAATGGCCGGAAAGCTGAAGAAACTTGGAATCCTTAGCTTGTACAGCTCCATTATAGAAGAGTTGCCTAAAGAAATAGGGCAATTGACTCAGCTTAGGTTGTTAAACTTGGATAGTTGCTCCGAACTTAGAGTAATTCCACCAAATGTAATATCAAACTTGTCCCAACTAGAAGAACTGTATATAGGTAACAGCTTTGCTCGGTGGGATGATGAGCAAAGAGCAGCAGGCCATGCTAGTCTTGGTGAGTTGAAGCACTTGCCTTGTCTGACAAGTTTAAACTTGCAGATTCCTGATTCTCGTAATATGCCAAAGGAATTGTTCTCCGAGAAGTTGCAAAGATTCAGGATATTAATAGGAGAAACGTGGGATTGGTCAGACAAGCATGAAACCTCAAGAATGTTGAAGCTCAAGCTCACTGAAGGCATTCATATCAATTATGGGGTTCAAATGCTGCTTAAGAAAACAGAAGATCTGTATTTAGATGAATTGAAGCGTGTTAGGaatgttttatatgaattagATGATACTGGGAAAGGCTTTCCACAACTGAAGCATCTCCATGTCCAAAATGGTTCAGAAATGAAGCACATCATTAACTCAATTGAGGCACCTACTCTTGAAGCCTTTCCCGTCTTGGAGTCCTTGTGTcttcaaaatttgattaacTTGGAGAAGATATGTAATGGCCCGCTCaaaaaacaacctttcgaaAAGCTAAGAGTGGTAAAAGTGAGAAGTTGCCATAGAttgaagaatttattttcGTTCTCCGTTGCCAGAGGGCTTTTACAACTtcaagaaattgaaatggTTGATTGTAAGGACATGGTGGAGATCATTGCCGAGGGAGGAGAAAGTGATATTGGTGAGAATGGAGCAACAACCAAAATTGAGTTCAGGCAATTGCAATTGTTGACACTGAAACAAGTACCAAAGCTTATCAGTTTCAATACGAGCGGTACTACCATGGCACTCTTCAACCAGAGG GTCACATTTCCTAATTTACAGGACTTGAAATTGTCCTCAATTAGCACATCACAGATATGGCACGCTCAGCTTTTGTCAGTGCCTAGTTGCTTTCAGAATTTAACCACCATGACAGTGGAGGGTTGtggtaatttaaaatttcttctaTCATCCTCTACGGTGAAGAATCTAAAGCAGCTGATCCACCTAGAAATAAGTGAATGCAAGCTAATAGAGGAGATCATTGAAGAAATATCAGGGGAGGAAGGGATGGAGGAAATGTCGTTCCCCAAACTCAACTCCCTAAAGATGAAGGGTCTTCCAAAGCTGGCCAGATTTTGCTCAGCAAAGGGTGTCGAGTTCCCATCTTTGAAACAATTGCAAATAGAGTATTGCCCTAAACTAGAGACGTTTATCTCCAAATGtgtgaaaaaagaaatgagagcCATGAAAGGACGACAAGAAATGGTCTTAGGCATTCAACCTCTCTTCAATGAAAAG GTAGCATTTCCTAGCTTGGAGAAGCTGACGATCTCCCACCTAAAAAGCTTGACTATGATGTGGAATAATCAATTACCTGAAGATTCCTTTTGCAAACTAAAGACAATGGAAGTTGCATACTGTGAAAAGCTGCAGACCATTTTTCCATTCAGTATGGTCAGAAGATTTCAAACGTTGGAGACGCTGGTAATAAATGATGCTGGTTCATTGGAAGAAGTATTTGAGGTCCAAGGGCTCTATGTTGAAGAAAACGAGGCTGAGGCAGCAGTTCCATTAAAGAAATTGTACATGTACAATTTACCAAAGTTGAAACATGTGTGGAGTGAGGACCCCAAGGGAACTGCCACTTTTCAGAATCTGAATTTCGTATATGCTTTTGGATGTCACAGTCTGAAATATCTATTTCCAGCCTCAGTTGCAAGAGGGCTTCAGCAACTTGAAAAGGTTGAAATAGACGCTAGTGCGGTGGAAGAGATCGTCGCCAAGGATGAAACCCCTCAACCAGAAACTAGATTTCTGTTTACTGAATTATCCTTCCTTCGACTTTGGAACCTATACAAACTGAAAAATTTCTACCATGGAATGCATTCTGTAGAATGGCCGGCGTTGAAAAAATTTGTGTCCTACCATTGTGGTGATTTGAAGACTTTCACTTCAGAACTTCTCAGCATTGAGGAAACGTCGAGGGTTTCACAGCCACTCTTCTTAGTAGAAAAG GTTGTTCCCAACTTGGAGGAACTTTCATTGAACAGCGATGACATCTCAATTTTAAGTCATGAAGTCTTTCCAGCTAACCTGTTTAGCAAGATAAAAGTTCTGCAAGTGCACTGCTATCATCAGGATTCAGCTATTTTTCCCTTTCGTTTCATCCAAAAATTCACCAATTTGGAGAAGCTTGATATTGATTGTTGTGAATTTCGGGATCTATTTCCATCTGGAGAAGTAGAGGATGAGGAGAACCATCCCAGGACCCTTGCCCGAGTTCGAAGCTTGAAGTTGGTTTCTCTCCCTAATCTGAGTCATATATGGCAGCTAAGCTCCAGAGCAGACCTGGTTCTTCCCCTGCTTGAAGCTCTAGTCATTTCGCATTGTAGCAATTTGGTTAATTTGGCACCATCAGCTTCATCTTTCTCATATCTCACAACTTTAGATGTATGGAATTGCCATGGGCCGGAGAACATAGTTGCATCCTCTACAGCCAAAAGTCTAGTGCAACTGACCAGAATGAGTATAAGAGAATGCAATAAGGTGACAGAAATTATTGTAGATgacgaagaagaagaaacaccAAAGGAAATTATTTTCAGCAACCTTGTATGTTTGGAGCTAAATGGGTTACCTAGCCTCCTATATTTCAGCTCAGGGAGTTCTGCCTTGAAGTTTCCATCTCTGGAAGATGTAACTGTGAAACAATGCCCAAACCTGAGATATTTCCACTGGGGAGAGTTAAGCACACCAAAGCTACACAAAGTTTGGTTGACAGAGGAAAAGGATCGAAGTTGCTGGGAAGGTGACCTTAATGCCATTGCCACTTCCTATGATACATCCGGGAGAATG ATCTCTGGTACAAGAGACTATGATCATTTGGAAAAGCAAGCAGCTTCCTACTCAATCAGAGATGAATAA